In Terriglobales bacterium, the genomic stretch CCGGAGTTCGCCATCGTCTACCCGGCGTTCGGCACCACCCCGCCGTCGGCCGTCGGCCCGCAGTGGGTGACGGTACCTGCGTGTGCTGGTCCGTTTCCTTGCCCTGCTACCGTGGTCACCGTCACCACGTCGCCGGGCAACCTGGGCGACCAGCTCGCGTATGGCGAGCGGCAGGGCGCCGATTCCGGGCGTCCTGAGGTCCAGGGACGGCTGGTCTTTCAGTTCCAGCTCGACCACGCCAAGGGCGTTGCGCCGGCGCAGATCATCGTCAGCGGCATGAACGCGGCCCGCACCGCGATCGTTCCGTTCTCGCAGATCCCCAGCTGCACCGCGCCCGCCACCTCGGTCTTCGCCTCGAATGGTCTGACGCCACTCTGCGGCAACGGCGCCGGTGGCGCCAACGCCAACCTCTACAAGGCTGCGTTCCCGACTGGCGTCAAGGTGGACACCGACCGCAATGGCTGGACGGCCGGCTTCCAACTCCCCACTCGCTACGTGACCTTCATCGCCAACTACTACAGGGGCACCGACCTGCGCTTCTACTTCGCCGGCCAGCTCCTGAAGGAGTTCAACGACTTCGCCGCTGTTCCGGGGCAGACAGCTACCGGACCCGCCGGCACCGCCAACACCATCGGCTGCGCGTCGGGCGGCTACAACTGTGGGTTCTCCGTCGACGGGGCTTCGGTCATCAACTTTGCCACCATCGATCCTGGCGCCAGCGGTACGGCCAACACCATCCCCACGGCGGTCTTCATCCCGCAGAACGTGGTCCGCTCCCAGGGCGGCTTTGCTGAACTGGGCTTCCCGCTCTCCCGCATCTTCGGTGCGGATCCCACGGGCCGCAACGCCGGCTGGACCCTCAACCTGCATTACGGGCTGGATTCGGTCTTTGCCCGCGATGCCAGGAAACTAAGCGCTACCCAACCCCGGCAGTCCAGCTGGGCCTTTGCCAATCTCCAGTACAAACTCAACCAGTACGTCACCTTCGGCTACGAGATCGGCCACTACCAGACCATCGACGTGGGTACGGCGACCTGGGAAGGCCACGCGCAGCACGTCGCGCACGACCTGCACAGCGAATTCTCCACCATCTTCACCTTCTGACCTGGATCAACCCAACCGGGGCGGCCTTGCGGCCGCCCCGCCTTTTTTGCCGCTCCAGAGTTGCACTTTCCGGGCCGAGGCGTATGATGTGGCCCGCCAAAAAAAGAGGGCTATTTTCGCAGTCCTGTCCAACTCCCAAAGGAGGAAATCCCGATGTCGAGAAAGAAGAGCGGCCGCTGGAGCCGGCGCGATTTCGTCAAGACCATGGGGACCGGCGCTCTGGTGGCCGGAGTAGGGCCTGCGTTTCTTTTTCCGGAACGGGCCCAAGCCCAGCAAAAGACCCTGAAGATCGGCCAGTGGAGCCACTTCGTCCCCGATTACGACAAGTGGTTTGACAACGAGTTCACCAAGCAATGGGGACAGAAGAACAACACCAACGTGGTGGTGGACCACATCAATCTCAACGAGCTGAAGACCCGCGCCACCGCCGAGGTCTCGGCCAAGAAGGGGCATGACCTGTTCATGTTCCTCTCCCCTCCCGCCGCCTTCGAGAAGCAGGTCATCGACATGACCCACGTGTACCAGGAAGTGGAGAAGAAACACGGCAAGAAGATCGATCTGGCGCACAAGTCCACCTACAACCCGAAGACCAAGAAGTACTTCGCCTTCTCCGATTCCTACGTGCCCGATCCCGGCAACTACTACAAGGAGTGGTGGGCCGAGGCGGGCTATCCCAACGGCCCCGATACCTACGACGACCTGCGCGCCGGCGCCAAGAAGATCAAGGACAAGAGCGGCCATCCCTGCGGCGTCGGACTCTCCCAGGAACTCGACACCAGCATGGCCATGCGCGCCATCCTCTGGTCCTTCGGCGGCAAGGAGCAGGACGAGCACGGCAACGTGGCCATCAACTCCAAGCAGACGGTCGAAGCCCTGAAGTTCGTGAAGGCGCTCTTCCAGGAGTCGGAGACGGCCGAAGTCTTCACCTGGGACCCGTCGTCCAACAATCGCGGCATGCTGGCGGGCAAGCTGTCTTTTGTCATGAACGCCATCTCCATCACCCGCCAGGCGGAACGCGAGCACTCGGAGATCTCCAAGCACGTCATGATCTCCAAGGCGCTCAAGGGCCCGGCCAAGCGGCTGGCCGCCGAGCACGTCATGGACTGCTACGTGGTCTGGGAGTTCGCCGAGAACAAGGAAGGCGCGCAGCAGTTCCTCATCGATTACATCGACAACTTCAAGTCCGGCTTCGAAGCGGGCAAGTGGTACAACTTCCCCTGCTTCCCCAGCACCGTGCCCGACCTGCAGAAGACCATCCAGAACGATCCCGCGGCCGAACCTCCCAACAAGTACGCCGTGCTCAGCGACGTGCTCGATTGGGCCACCAACGTCGGCTACCCCGGCTACGCCACCGCCGCCATCGACGAAGCCTTCACCACCTGGGTCATCCCCACCCACTTCGCCAAGGTGGCCCGCGGTGACGAGACCCCGGAGGAAGGCGTCAAGGCGATGGAAACCGAATACAAACGCATCTGGGAACGCTGGAAGTAGTTCAGCCTCTCCCTGCTTCCCGCCCTTCCGGCCTATGCCGGAAGGGCAGTTTCTTGTTCGTGTCCCGATCCGGCGCGCGCACTGCGGTTGGCGCGCGGGGCAGCGTGGTACACTCCTTCTCTTGTTTGCACGACACCGCTCGTACCGAGGTAAGGATGGCTGTTGTCGAAACCCGCAATCTCACCAAGATCTTCAAGGCAGGAGAACTCGGGGCCGTTAATGAAGTGAATCTGGTCACCCGCGAGGGCGAGTTCCTGGTCTTTCTCGGGCCTTCCGGTTCAGGCAAGACCACGCTCCTGCGTATGATCGCCGGACTGGAGACGCCCACCTCGGGCACCATCCTGATCGGCGGCCAGGACGTCACGTACCTGACCCCGCGCGAGCGCCGCATCGCGATGGTCTTCCAGAGCTACGCGCTCTATCCCCACCTGAGCGTGTACAAGAACATCGCCTTTCCCCTGAAAGCGCAGAAGGTGCCCAAGGAAAAGCACAAGGAGAAGGTGGAATGGGCGGCGGGGCTGCTGGGCATCACCCGCCTGCTGCAACGCAAGCCGCGCGAACTCTCCGGCGGCGAGCGCCAGCGCGTGGCCCTGGCCCGCGCCATCGTGCGTGAGCCCTCGGTCTTCCTGCTCGACGAGCCGCTCTCCAACCTCGACGCCAAGCTGCGGGCTTCCGCCCGGGAAGAACTGGAGATCTTCCACCGCCGCATCGGCACCACCACCATCTACGTCACCCACGACCAGGTGGAGGCTATGGCCATGGGCGACCGGGTCATGGTGCTGCATCAGGGCATCGTCCGTCAGCTCGGCACCCCGACTGAGGTCTATGACCAGCCGGAAGACACCTTTGTCGCCACCTTCCTCGGTTCCCCGCCCATGAACCTGCTCGTGGATCAGGAGGTGATCGTGGGCTTCCGTCCCGAACACGTCGCTCCGCTCGAGCTCGCGCCGGCAACCGCCGTGAGATTCCGCCTGCGCGTACAGAACGTCGAGTACCTCGGATCGGAATGGATCCTGTACGCCGCAGTGGACAGCGGCAAGTTCAAGGACAAGGAGATCATCTCGCGCCTGCCATCGGCGGCCTCCTTCCAACTCGGTGAAGTCTACGACTTCGCCGTCGCCGAGAAGGACTTGCGCTTCTTCGACCGCCAGACCGAGAAGAAGACCCAGGCGAGGGCCCTGGCATGGCAATAGGCGCCAAGACCCCGCCTCCCCCGGGGGTGGGCGTCACCCCGCCGGAGAAAAAAGGCGGGGGATACTTCCGCACCCCCGCCGCCCGCACCTACGGTTTGGGCATCGCCATGTTCGGCCCCGCCGTGCTCTACATCGCCGCCCTGATCGGCGTGCCTTTCGTGATGGCTTTTCTCTACGCTTTCGGGGACGTGCGCGTGGGCAGCGTCGGCTACCACTTCGTCGGCCTGGAGAACTACCGCCACATCCTCGCGAGCCCCAGCTTCCGCACGGCGCTCAAGAATTCCTTTATTTTCACCATCAGTTCGCAGGTGCTGGTGATCGTCGGCTCGACCATCCTGTCGCTGGTGCTGGAGAAGAAGTTTCGCGGGCGCGGCTTTATCCGCTTCCTGGTCTTGATGCCCTGGGTGGCGCCGATCTCGCTGGGCGCCATCGGCTGGAAATGGATCCTGGATTCGCTGTACAGCGTCATCAACTGGCTGCTGGTGGCGATGCACATCTACAAACCCTATGGCGCGCCCATGTGGCTGGGCGAGCCCACCCTGGCCATGATCTCGGTGATCGCGGTACACACTTGGCGGCTGCTGCCCTTCTCCACCGTGATCCTCCTGGCGGGCGTCACCGCTATCCCCAAGGACATCCCCGAGGCGGCGGCCGTAGACGGCGCGGGGTTCTGGCGCACCTTGTTCCAGATCCGCATCCCCATGATGCTGCCCATCGTCAACGTGGCCGTGCTGTTCGGCATCATCTTCACCTTCACCGACATGACCGTGGTCTACATCCTGACCGCCGGCGGGCCCTTCGATTCCACCCAGGTGCTGCCTTCGCTGGCCTTCTTCACCGGCATTCTGGGCGGGGACCTGTCGGCCGGCGCTGCCATCTCGCTCTTCCTGGTGCCCCTGCTGGTGCTGGTGGCCTGGGGCATGCTGCGCATGGCCCACCGGGCGGAGGTGGTGTGATGGCCCGGGGCGCCGCACGCACCGCTTTTTACAACCTCGCCCACTGGGTGGTCGTGGTGGTGTTCACCGTCCTGCTCGCCTTCCCCTTCTACTGGATGCTGATCACCACCTTCAAGCAATCCAGCGACCTCTATAACCTCGAGAACAATCCCTTCATCTTCAATGCCAAACCGACGCTGGAGAACCTGCGCCTGCTGTTCCTGGAGACCAGCTTCCTGCGCTGGCTGGGCAACACGGCCCTGGTCGGGGTCCTGGTGGTCGGGATCACCTTGGTGCTGGCCTTGCCCGCCGCCTATGCCCTGGCGCGGCTCACCGGCCGCTGGGGACAGCGCCTGGGGATCGGCATCTTCCTCACCTACCTGGTCCCCCCCACCCTGCTCTTCATCCCGTTGTCGCGCGTGGTCGCCATCCTGGGGCTGCAGGACACCATCTGGTCGGTCGTGGTCGTCTACCCCAGCTTCACCGTGCCCTTCTCCATCTGGCTGCTGATGGGCTTCTTCAAGACCATTCCCAGGGAGCTGGAGGACGCCGCCATGGTGGACGGCCTCACCCGCTTCCAGGCTTTCTACAAGCTGGTGATCCCCATCTCCCTCTCTGGCATCCTGACCGTGGTCATCTTCACCTTCACCCTGGTGACCCAGGAATTCGTGTACGCGCTGACCTTCATCTCCCCGGAGGCGCACCAGATGCTGGGGGTGGGCGTGCCCACCTTCCTCATCCGCGGCGACGTTTACTTCTGGGGGTCGCTGATGGCCGGATGCCTGATCGCCAGCGTGCCCATCGCCCTGCTCTACAACCTGTTCCTCGACCGCTTCATCGCCGGCTTCACCGTGGGCGCGGTGAAATGACCCTCCCGCCGGGGACGGCGCGGTGGAAAACCCCGCCCTTTCCAGTCCATCGCCTTCAAAAAGGCGGCGGTTCCCGCTTCGGGCCAAACAGGGGGGAGCGTCAACCGTCACGCGGCTATGTGACCGTTATCACTGCAAGCCGGGAGCGCGGGGTGAAGAATGCGCGGAATCATCGCAGGCCCCCTCCGGGCGGGCCCGTACTGCGCTTCGGGGCGCCGCGACGGGCTGACCTTCGGAGACCCTGCGGCGAGGCACAGGAAGGATCCGCTGGGGACGGCTGCGCGCCCGCATCAGGGCGTGACGGGCCCTCGGCCCGTCGCTTCCCCCTGTGTGGCACGCGTGAGCGGTTGGGTCCAACCCCCGAAACCTGCGCGCCGTGGATCCGGATGATCGCGCGCGCAGCCTCAGATAAACGAACTACCGACAGGAGACTCATACTATGGCAACAGCGGCACAAGCTACTCCTGGGACCGGCCTCAGCCGTTGGTGGCGGGTGGTGGGCGGTCTCTCCATGAACCTCGCTTTAGGCTCCCTCTACGCGTGGAGCGTTTTCATCGCTCCTCTGGAAAAAGAATTCAAATGGAAGCGCGCCGACACCTCGATGGTGTTCACCATCGCGGTGGTGGTCTTCGCCATCACCTTCGTGATCGCCGGCCGCTTGCAGGACAAACTGGGGCCGTTCAAGATCTCCCTTATTGGCGGCATCCTGGTCAGCATCGGCTTCTTCCTCTGCGCCTACACCAGCAGCCTGACGTACCTGTTCATCTGCTTCGGCGCGATCGGAGGCCTGGGCAACGGCTTCGGATACTCCACGCCCATCCCCGTCATGGCCAAGTGGTTCCCGGACAAACGCGGCCTGGCGGTGGGCCTGGCGGTAGCCGGTTACGGCGGCGGTTCCGCCATCTTCGGCCCGCTTGCCAACCTCTACCTGATCCCGGCGTTCGGCTGGCGCGCTACCTTCCAGATCCTGGGCGGTATCTTCTTCGTGATGACCGTCTTCGGCTCCTTCCTGCTGCAGAACCCACCGGCGGGCTACAAGCCGGCCGGCTGGGCTCCGGCTCCGGCCTCCAAGTCGGCGGCCACCACCTATGAGTTCAGCCCCAGCGAGACCCTGCGCACCCCGACGTTCTACTTTATGTGGGTGGCGTACGCGCTGGGCTGTTCCGCCGGCCTGATGGTCATCAGCCAGTTGGTGCCCTTTGCCAAAAGCGTGGGCATCGCCGCGGCTGCCCTGGCCACCATGAGCTTGGTGGTGGGCGCGGCCGGCAACGCTCTCGGCCGAATCCTTTCCGGCTGGATGTCTGACGCCATCGGCCGCATCGCTCAGCTGCGTCTGATGATCGCCATCTCCGCCATCGCCATGCCGGTGCTGTACCTGGTGGGCGGCAACGTGGTCGGACTGTATGCGGCGGTGTTCGTCGTGTACTGGTGCTATGGCACGCAGTTGTCGGTGAACGGCTCGGCCGCCTCCGACTTCTGGGGCACCAAGAACGCCGGCATCAACTACGGCATGCTGTTCACCGCCTGGGGCGTGGCCGGCATCATCGGCCCGCGCATCGGCGGCGTGCTCTACGACAAGTACAAGAACTACCAGGCCGCTTTCTACACCGCGGCTGTCTTGGCGGCGATCGCACTGATCTGCGAGCTGCTCGCCAAGCGCCCTGAGGCCCCCGAATCCAGCGTACGGACGGCCCTCAAGACGGCGTAGTCATCTTCAACCGCGCCTTCCCGCCGGCTTCCTTTTCGGCGGGAAGGCGTTTTTCTTGCTTCTTCATTCTTACCGACGACCCAGCCAAGACTTTTGAGGGGCTCCTACTCGGATGACGTCTTTCACTGCCGAGGCGTCGATCGAAACAGCTCCGCCAGCGTGTGCACGTCCTGCGACGCCGCGTCGCTGATCACCGTGTAGCGCAGCCCGCGCTGCGACCAACTCTCCAGGTGAAAGGAGTTGACTGAGGTCTCGGTGGAGCCGAGCCTTTCCAGCCCATCGCGGTCCAGACTCAAGATCACGGATACCTTGTGCTTGCGGATGCCGAATACCAGCAGCGCCGCGGGCTCCTGCTCGACGAACACCATCCGCCCACCGATCAGCTCGAACTGTGTTCCGTTCAAGTCCGGCAGGTCGAAGGTGAACGGCAGCTTGCCTTGGAACCAGGGCTTGACCGTGTGCTGGTCGGACGAAACCACGTCCACCGGGCTCGCGCCGGCGAGATTCGTGACGTGCAGGTCGGCGATCTCGCGGATCACCTGCTGCCGTTGCGCGTTGTGCACATAAAAAACGTGCCCCGTGAACGCCAGCAGCAGCACCGCCAAGCCAACCACCACCGGGCGCCACCAGGCGGCCGCTGCCCTCGGCCTGGGCGCGGCGATCCGGCGCGCCATGCGCGCGCGGAACTCCACCGAGGGCTGATACCGCTTCCCCGCCGACTTCACAGCACGCTTCAGGTCCATCCGCCCCAGCGTCGCCTGCGAACAGGCGGCGCAGGACGCCAGGTGCTCGCGAAAGTTACGCTCTTCCTCCCCCGCCAGCTCCCCGTCCACGTAGGCGTCGATCTTGGTCTCCCAGCGCTCGCAGGTCATCTCGAGGCCCCCTGTTTGCGCGTGCTTCCCTGCAATGTCTCGCGCACCGCCCGGCGCGCCCGCGACAGCCGCGACATCACCGTCCCGATGGGGATGCCGATGGTGTCGGCGATCTCCTGATACGACATCTCTTCCATATCGGCCAATAGCAGGACCTCGCGATACGGCACCGGCAGGCCGGCAATGGCGTGGTGAAGGGCATCGGCCTCAAGCCGCTCCAGCAGCAGCGATTCCGGCGTCGTCGGCGACGGCGTCAACACCGACTCGTCCTCCTCCTCATTCAGCGGCAGTTTGGTCGCGGTCGCCGCCAGGCCGGTCCGCGAGGTCAGGAACGTGTTGCGCAAGATGCGAAAGATCCAGGCGCGAAAATTCGTCCCCGGCTGGAACGAGCCGAACCCCTTCAACGCCTTGGCGAATGTCTCTTGCACCAGGTCCTCGGCATCCTCGCGGCTCTGGGTCAGCCAGTGCGCCAGGTTATAGAGCGAGTCGAACAGCGGCATCGCCAGCGCTTCGAATTGAGGATCTGGCCGGGACACGTCATCCGCCTACGTAAACCAGGGCGGACGGCATTCTATTCCCGATACACCGTCTTTTATTTCAAAATCCCGGCAATGCCTCCGAGTGCCGTGGCCATCTGCGCCCGGACAAACCGTGGCGGGGCAGTCCCAGGTTCGGGCTCCTGCCCCTTCCCTCCGGAGGACGACGACATTAACCGCCACCACCCATCTCGACCAGATCCGGGGCCGCCTGCGGCTCAGCTTCCTGGCGGGCGCGCTTCCGAGCCTCTTTCTCCTGCTTCTTGGCCAACTTGGCCTGCTTCTTGGCCTCTTTGCTGGACATACCGTTCTTGTCGGCACAGCCGGGCTCCCGCTGTTCCACCTGGCTTGGATTGGCTGCGGCCGTTTGCGGCTGGGCAGGCGTCTCGGCCCACGCCAGTCCGACTCCCAGCATGCAAACCATCATGGCTTGCGAAACGAATCTGTTCATTGCCTTCGGCTCCTTCTGTCATGACCTCATTGCGCCATGCACCGGTGAGAACGGAGGCGGCCGCGTTTTATTCCCACCGCTCCGCAGGGAATAGAAATGAACGACAGCGGTTATCCCTGTAGCGGCCCAGCACCCAGAGAAACAACGCTGCGTTTCGAGAGACGCTTGCCGGGCGCACATTGGAGGTCACATGTTTGAAGGTCTGTTTCAACCGATGCATCTGCTGGTGATCCTCGGGATCGCCCTGTTGGTATTTGGGCCCAAGAAGCTCCCCGAGCTGCGAAAGGGATTGGGGGAAGGCATTCGTGGCTTCAAGTCCGCGATGCATGACAGCGATGGGCCCCAGGACCGAGGCCGGTGACGTTGGATCTTGGGCCGCGATTTTTCGGGAATAAAACCCTCCCGGCCCGGTTAGCACTCTCGTACGCCGAGATTTGAGACCCATGACGGCGCGCCACTAAGGAGGCGCACTAGAAAACTATGTCCGACCACATCATTCACGATCACAGCCATGACGGCATCGACCGTCGAGGCTTCCTCAAATGCATGGCCTGGGCCGGAGCGGGCGCGTTCTGCGTCCTCCAGGGCGGAGTCCTGAGATCGTTTGCCCTCAACCAACTCGACCGCCACGACGCCGGTTCACTCAAGGGGGAGCTGAGTTTCGTCCAGATCAGCGACAGCCACATCGGGTTCAACAAAGCCGCGAACCCGGACGTGATCGCCACCCTGCAGGCCGCGATCGCAAAGATCAATGCACTGCCGACACCCCCGGAATTCGTGCTTCACACCGGCGACCTCACACACCTCTCCAAACCCGAGGAGTTCGACGCCCTGGAACAGAACCTCAAGAGCATCAGGACCGGCAGGGTGTTCTATGTCCCCGGCGAGCACGACGTGCTCAACGACAACGGCAAGCTGTATCTGGAGCGGTTCGGCAAGCAGACTGTGGGGGACGGCTGGTACAGCTTCGACCAGAAAGGCGTGCATTTCATCGGCTTGGTCAACGTCATGAACCTCAAGGCCGGCGGCCTCGGCAATCTCGGCCAGGAGCAACTGGAGTGGCTCGAGAAGGACCTGAAGCACCTGAAGAAGAGCACGCCCATCGTGCTGTTCGCCCACATTCCCTTGTGGACCGTCTACCCGGACTGGGGCTGGGGGACCGACGACGGTACCCAGGCGCTTTCCTATCTGAAGAAGTTCGGCTCCGTCACCGTACTCAACGGTCACATCCACCAGACCATGCAGAAGGTGGAGGGCAACGTCACCTTCCACACCGCCATGTCGACCGCCTTTCCTCAACCGCAGCCCGGCACGGCGCCCTCGCCAGGTCCGATGAAGGTTCCCGCCGAGAAGCTGCGGGAGCTCTTGGGCATCACCAACGTGGACTATGTCCGCGGCCGGCATGCTCTCGCGATCACGGATTCACCGATCGGAACCTAGATTCGCTCTTCGAACAAGGAGTTCGCAATGCACAAAGGATTCGCTTTCCGGATGGTTGTTTCGCTACTGTTGCTCGCCGGTCTTGTCGTCTTCGGCAATGGACAAGCTCGCGCGGGAGCCCCCGAAAACAACGCCGACAAGTACCGCGTGAAGATCGACAACTTCAGCTTCACGCCGCCGACCCTGACCGTCCCAGCCGGCGCCAGGGTCACCTGGGTCAATGCCGACGATATTCCGCATACGGTCGTCGCGGACGACAGGACTTTCAAATCGAAGGTCCTCGATACCGACGAAGCGTTCACCTACACCTTCACTCAACCTGGGACCTACAGCTACTTCTGCTCCGTCCATCCCAAGATGACGGCGAAGATCGTGGTGCAGTGACGGAGAGCCAGCTTGAACCCCTTTGACATCAAGTCGGCCCTGCTCGCCAGGCACGCGCAACACGTGGTGCTCATCCACTTTCCCATCGCTCTGTTCCTGGTGGGGGTTGGGTTCGACTTCGTGGCGCAACGGACGAAGGACCAGGCGCTCGCCGCTATCGCCTACTACAACCTGCTCGCGGCGGCGATTTCGACCCTGCCGGTGCTGCTGACCGGGGTGCTGGCGTGGCAGTGGGTCCTCGGGGGCCACAAGCCCAAGGGAGTCCTGTTGCTGCACTTTGCGTTGGCCAGCGCGACCAGCGCGCTGATCTGGGTCGTGGCGTGGCTACACTTCCGGTCACGCCGAGACCCAGCCTGCCGTTTGCCCCTCTACCGCTTCCCCATCGAAGTCGTGGCGGCCGTCGCCGTCGCTTTGACTGCCCACCTTGGAGGATTTCTCAGCGGCATCAACGGCGGGTAGCTCAAGCCAAGTAGCCGCTTATTGGCACGGGGCGGTGGAACCGCCGAATCCAGCAAGATGCCGGCGGAGATCAACAGCAATCTCTGATGTCGGTATCCACGCCGCCGGACGGACCAATAGAAGGTCCATAGCAGCGCTACAGCGGTCAAAGCATAAGCCGGGACAACGTAGGCTAAGGAGGCTGGGCCATGGATGCTGCCCAGCAGTCCGAGAAGACAGCCGATCGTGAGCAGCAGGATGGAGAAAACAATGCCGATCAGCCGCTCGATCATCGCCCGCGGCCCGCCAGGGCCCGCGTCTGGCAGTCATGCGCTTTCTGGAGCAGCTCGGCGTAGGCCGGGATCTCGCGCAGGTTGGCCATCAGAGGATCGAGTTCCAGCGCCTGGTAGGCGCAATAGTTGTTGGCGATGGCGCTGCGTAGCAGCTTGGCGGCGCTGTCGGTCTTGCTGCAATAGGAGAGGATGGCGGCGTGGTAGTAGCGTAACTCGGGATCGCGCTCGGTCATCAGCGCGGGCTCGGCGGCGTGCACCGCGTCATCGGCTTCCCACACCGCGCCCGGCTGGATGCAGGCGGAGAGCAGGAAACGGTACCAGGTGGGATTGGCGCTCATCTTTTGCAGCGCCTGCCGGGCCTCGCCCAGCTTGCCGGCGCGCAACAGGATGCTGGGCAACACGTCGGTGGCCCACTCCGAGCCGGAATCGACCTTGAGGAATTCCAGGGCCCGATCGGGTTTCCCCATCATCGCGTAGGTGATGGCACAGGAACGGAAGTCAAAGTTGCCGGGATCGAGTGCCGCCGCGGTGTCGCACTCCCGGGCGGCTTCGTCGAGCAGCCCGGCGTAGCGCAGTACATAGGCCAGCGTGAAGTGCGCCTGCGCGTTCTCCGGGCGGAGCCGGATGAGTTCCTGGGCCTCATCGTAGGCTTTGGCCAGTTCCCCGCGCTCCACCCGGTTCTGGGTGAGGTGGGCGCGGGCCGAGAACAGGTTGGCATCGAGCGCGATGGCGCGCTCATAGGCGGCATCGGAGCGCTTCATCACCGCCTCGCCGCCCCCGAAGTAGGCGGCATCGAAATAGTAGCGCCGTCCCAGCACGTCCCAGGCAGGGGCATAGGACGGATCCAGTCCCACCGCCCGCTCCAGCATGGCGATGGCGTCCTTGTTGGTTTCGGGATCATGGGGCACGGCCGTGGCGCGCAAGTAGAGATCGAAGGCCTCGGAGTTCTTGGGCGGGGTCGAGGTGTCGGTGGTCGAGGCGGCGGAGCCCCCCAGCACCGGCAGCAGCCCGCGGCGCAGCTCGGTGGCCAGCTTGTCCTGCAGCAGAATGAGGTTGCCGGCGGGCGCCTTGACCGTCCCCTGCCACAGCACCTTGTCGCTCTTCACTTCCACCGCCTGTAGCGTGACCACCAGGTCGGGTCCCTGTTTCATGAAGTGTCCGGCCATGATGTTGGCCACCCGCAGGTCCCTCCCCACCTTCTGCGGGTCCACGTTGGGATCGTCGGCATACTTCTTGGTCGCGGCCGAGGGCCGGATCTCCAGGAAGCGGGTGTAGGCCAGCACGGTGTCGATCTCGTCGGCCAGGGCGAAGCGCAGGAAGTCCAGCGAGGGATCACTGCCGACGTTCTGCAGGGGCAGGACGGCGATGGTGTTGTTGGCCGCGGCGCTCACCGTGCGCGCATGCACCCCGCGCTTGGCCCACCAGATGGTGACCACCAACGCCAGCATCACCAGCACGCCGGCGATGCCCAGTTGCACGTAGGTGTGGCGGACATCGCTGTAACGGAAGGTGCGGGTGGGACGGCGCGCCACCGGCCGGGTGATGGTGGGCAGGATGTCGGAATCGCTGTCCCGCTTGAGCCGCCGCAGGTCTTCGCGGAATTCGGCGGCCGTCTGGTAGCGGCGCTCGCGTTTCTTCTCCAGCGCCCGGCCGATCACGTCCTCGAAGGCCGGCGGCAGCGCCGGGGTCAGCACCAGCGGCGACATCGGCTTCTTGTGCAGGATGTTGTCCAGGGTGAGCAGCGTGCTGGGGCCGGCGAACGGCTTCTTGTGGGTCGCCATCTCGTAGAGCACGACCCCGAACGAGAACAGGTCGGTGCGGGCATCGAGGGGCTCGCCGTTGGCCTGCTCCGGCGACATGTAAACAGCGGTGCCTGCGATGATCCCGGTCCCGGTCTGGGTCTGCTCCTGGTCGGCGACCATGGCCACGGCGCGCGGGCCCACCGGCTGCGGGACGGCCTGGCTCTCGCGCACCAGCTTGGCCAGGCCGAAATCGAGGATCTTGGCCTGCCCGCGCCGGGTGATGAGGATATTGGCCGGCTTGATGTCGCGGTGCACGATGCCTTCCGAGTGCGC encodes the following:
- a CDS encoding zf-HC2 domain-containing protein — its product is MTCERWETKIDAYVDGELAGEEERNFREHLASCAACSQATLGRMDLKRAVKSAGKRYQPSVEFRARMARRIAAPRPRAAAAWWRPVVVGLAVLLLAFTGHVFYVHNAQRQQVIREIADLHVTNLAGASPVDVVSSDQHTVKPWFQGKLPFTFDLPDLNGTQFELIGGRMVFVEQEPAALLVFGIRKHKVSVILSLDRDGLERLGSTETSVNSFHLESWSQRGLRYTVISDAASQDVHTLAELFRSTPRQ
- a CDS encoding sigma-70 family RNA polymerase sigma factor, producing MSRPDPQFEALAMPLFDSLYNLAHWLTQSREDAEDLVQETFAKALKGFGSFQPGTNFRAWIFRILRNTFLTSRTGLAATATKLPLNEEEDESVLTPSPTTPESLLLERLEADALHHAIAGLPVPYREVLLLADMEEMSYQEIADTIGIPIGTVMSRLSRARRAVRETLQGSTRKQGASR
- a CDS encoding twin-arginine translocase TatA/TatE family subunit; this translates as MFEGLFQPMHLLVILGIALLVFGPKKLPELRKGLGEGIRGFKSAMHDSDGPQDRGR
- a CDS encoding metallophosphoesterase, with the translated sequence MSDHIIHDHSHDGIDRRGFLKCMAWAGAGAFCVLQGGVLRSFALNQLDRHDAGSLKGELSFVQISDSHIGFNKAANPDVIATLQAAIAKINALPTPPEFVLHTGDLTHLSKPEEFDALEQNLKSIRTGRVFYVPGEHDVLNDNGKLYLERFGKQTVGDGWYSFDQKGVHFIGLVNVMNLKAGGLGNLGQEQLEWLEKDLKHLKKSTPIVLFAHIPLWTVYPDWGWGTDDGTQALSYLKKFGSVTVLNGHIHQTMQKVEGNVTFHTAMSTAFPQPQPGTAPSPGPMKVPAEKLRELLGITNVDYVRGRHALAITDSPIGT
- a CDS encoding cupredoxin family copper-binding protein, whose amino-acid sequence is MHKGFAFRMVVSLLLLAGLVVFGNGQARAGAPENNADKYRVKIDNFSFTPPTLTVPAGARVTWVNADDIPHTVVADDRTFKSKVLDTDEAFTYTFTQPGTYSYFCSVHPKMTAKIVVQ
- a CDS encoding DUF2231 domain-containing protein; its protein translation is MNPFDIKSALLARHAQHVVLIHFPIALFLVGVGFDFVAQRTKDQALAAIAYYNLLAAAISTLPVLLTGVLAWQWVLGGHKPKGVLLLHFALASATSALIWVVAWLHFRSRRDPACRLPLYRFPIEVVAAVAVALTAHLGGFLSGINGG
- a CDS encoding protein kinase — protein: MIGQTISHYRVLRKIGGGGMGVVYEAEDVRLGRRVALKFLPEQFANDVHALERFQREARAASKLNHPNICTIYDVGDYQGQPFIAMELLEGESLKDRLHDHAMDFDEVLDISIQIADALDAAHSEGIVHRDIKPANILITRRGQAKILDFGLAKLVRESQAVPQPVGPRAVAMVADQEQTQTGTGIIAGTAVYMSPEQANGEPLDARTDLFSFGVVLYEMATHKKPFAGPSTLLTLDNILHKKPMSPLVLTPALPPAFEDVIGRALEKKRERRYQTAAEFREDLRRLKRDSDSDILPTITRPVARRPTRTFRYSDVRHTYVQLGIAGVLVMLALVVTIWWAKRGVHARTVSAAANNTIAVLPLQNVGSDPSLDFLRFALADEIDTVLAYTRFLEIRPSAATKKYADDPNVDPQKVGRDLRVANIMAGHFMKQGPDLVVTLQAVEVKSDKVLWQGTVKAPAGNLILLQDKLATELRRGLLPVLGGSAASTTDTSTPPKNSEAFDLYLRATAVPHDPETNKDAIAMLERAVGLDPSYAPAWDVLGRRYYFDAAYFGGGEAVMKRSDAAYERAIALDANLFSARAHLTQNRVERGELAKAYDEAQELIRLRPENAQAHFTLAYVLRYAGLLDEAARECDTAAALDPGNFDFRSCAITYAMMGKPDRALEFLKVDSGSEWATDVLPSILLRAGKLGEARQALQKMSANPTWYRFLLSACIQPGAVWEADDAVHAAEPALMTERDPELRYYHAAILSYCSKTDSAAKLLRSAIANNYCAYQALELDPLMANLREIPAYAELLQKAHDCQTRALAGRGR